The following proteins are co-located in the Callithrix jacchus isolate 240 chromosome 10, calJac240_pri, whole genome shotgun sequence genome:
- the OR52B2 gene encoding olfactory receptor 52B2: MSHTNLTVFHPAVFVLLGIPGWEAYHIWLSIPLCLIYLTAALGNSILIVVIIMERNLHEPMYFFLFMLAVTDILLSTTTVPKALAIFWLHAHNIAFDACVTQVFFVHMMFVGESAILLAMAFDRFVAICAPLRYTTVLTWLVVRRIALAIVTRSFCIIFPVIFLLKRLPFCRTNIVPHSYCEHIGVARLACADITVNIWYGFSVPIVMVILDVILITVSYSLILRAVFRLPSQDARHKALSTCGSHLCVILMFYIPSFFTLLTHRFGRNIPQHVHILLANLYVVVPPMLNPIVYGVKTKQIREGIAHWFFDIKTWCCTSPLG, from the coding sequence ATGAGTCACACCAACCTTACCGTCTTCCATCCTGCAGTTTTTGTCCTACTTGGCATTCCTGGGTGGGAGGCTTATCACATTTGGCTGTCAATACCTCTTTGCCTCATttacctcactgcagccctggGAAACAGCATCCTGATAGTGGTTATCATCATGGAACGTAACCTTCACGAGCCcatgtatttcttcctctttatgcTGGCCGTCACGGACATCCTGTTGTCTACCACCACTGTGCCCAAGGCCCTAGCCATCTTTTGGCTCCATGCCCATAACATTGCTTTTGATGCCTGTGTCACCCAAGTCTTCTTTGTTCATATGATGTTTGTGGGGGAGTCAGCTATCCTATTAGCCATGGCCTTTGACCGCTTTGTGGCGATTTGTGCCCCACTGAGATATACAACAGTGCTAACATGGCTTGTTGTGAGAAGGATTGCTCTGGCCATCGTCACCCGAAGCTTCTGCATCATTTTCCCAGTCATATTCTTGCTGAAGCGGCTGCCCTTCTGCCGAACCAACATTGTTCCTCATTCCTACTGTGAGCATATTGGAGTGGCTCGTTTAGCCTGTGCTGACATCACTGTTAACATCTGGTATGGCTTCTCAGTGCCCATTGTCATGGTGATCTTGGATGTGATCCTCATTACTGTGTCTTACTCACTGATCCTCCGAGCAGTGTTTCGTTTGCCCTCCCAGGATGCTCGGCACAAGGCCCTCAGCACTTGTGGCTCCCACCTCTGTGTCATCCTCATGTTTTATATTCCATCCTTCTTTACCTTATTGACCCACCGTTTTGGCCGTAACATTCCTCAACATGTCCATATCTTGCTGGCCAATCTTTATGTGGTGGTGCCACCAATGCTGAACCCCATTGTCTATGGTGTGAAGACTAAGCAGATACGTGAGGGTATAGCCCACTGGTTCTTTGACATCAAGACTTGGTGCTGCACCTCCCCTCTGGGCTGA